TCACCCGCTATGGGAAGGTATTGAAGACGGCAGCCGTTTCTATTTCGTGCACAGCTACTATGTGGATGCTGTGGATAAATCTTTGGTGTCCGGTAACTGTCATTACGGTGTTGATTTCGATGTGGCTATCGCGAGAGATAATGTTTTTGCGACTCAGTTCCACCCGGAGAAAAGCCATACTGTTGGGTTGCAGTTGTTAAAGAACTTCCTTAACTGGGATGGCAAGGTCTGATCTGCCGGCTCATTTAAGCTCAACCCACGTTATAATATTCATATCAGTTTTATAGGTAATACCATGGCTCTGGCAAAACGCATTATCCCCTGTCTGGATGTAGAAAACGGCCGCGTTGTTAAAGGGGTTCAGTTTCTTGATATTCGTGATGCCGGGGACCCGGTAGAAGTGGCTAAACGTTACGATGAACAGGGCGCTGATGAGATTACCTTCCTTGATATCACCGCGACCCATGAAGGCCGGGATACCATGGTTCACACTGTCGAGCGAATGGCATCGCAGGTGTTTATTCCGCTGACAGTGGGTGGTGGCATCCGTACGGTGGATGATATTCGTACTATGTTGAATGCCGGTGCAGATAAAGTGTCCATCAACAGTGCTGCGGTCTTTAATCCAGATTTTGTCCGTGAAGCGGCAGATAAGTTTGGCTCCCAGTGTATCGTGGTCGCGATCGATGCTAAGAAAGTCTCTGCAGAGGGCGAGGTCGATAAGTGGGAGATCTTTACTCACGGTGGCCGAAAGCCAACGGGTATCGATGCCGTTGAGTGGGCTAAGAAGATGGTTGAGCTGGGCGCCGGAGAGATTTTGCTGACCTCAATGGATCAGGACGGCGTTAAAAATGGATATGACATAGGGGTTACCCGGGCGATCA
The genomic region above belongs to Amphritea japonica ATCC BAA-1530 and contains:
- the hisF gene encoding imidazole glycerol phosphate synthase subunit HisF gives rise to the protein MALAKRIIPCLDVENGRVVKGVQFLDIRDAGDPVEVAKRYDEQGADEITFLDITATHEGRDTMVHTVERMASQVFIPLTVGGGIRTVDDIRTMLNAGADKVSINSAAVFNPDFVREAADKFGSQCIVVAIDAKKVSAEGEVDKWEIFTHGGRKPTGIDAVEWAKKMVELGAGEILLTSMDQDGVKNGYDIGVTRAISDAVNVPIIASGGVGNLDHLVEGCIEGKADAVLAASIFHFNEYSIPEAKQYMKERGIEVRL